CCGAGCTGCCCGACGGCGGCGGCCACGCGGTGATGGCGCTGGCCGCCACCGCGCTGACCGTGCTCGTGGTGGTCCGGCAGATCAGCACGCTGCGGGACAACGCCCGGCTGCTGGACACCGTCGACGCCAGCCTGTCGCAGCTGCGGGCGTACCAGAAGGAGCTGGATCACCAGGTCACCCACGACCCGCTGACCGGGATCACCAACCGGCCGGCGTATTCCGCCCGCCTCGGCGCCCAGCTCGCCGGTGGCGAACCGTTCGTCGTGGTGCTGCTCGACCTGGACGACTTCAAGGTGGTCAACGACCGGCACGGGCACGAGACCGGCGACGCCCTGCTGCGCACGATCAGCACCCGGCTGCGGCAGGGCTTGCGCCCGCAGGACACCGTGGCCCGGCTCGGCGGCGACGAGTTCACCCTGCTGCTGCCCGGCGCCGACCCGGACGCGACCGAGGACCTGCTGCGCGGGCTGCTGGCCGGGGTGCAGCAGCCGGTGCTGCTCGACGGCCGGGAGATGGCGCCGCGGATCAGCGCCGGCGTCACCCTGAGCGCGCCCGGCGACACCGCCGAGGAGCTGTTGCGCCGCGCCGACGTGGCGATGTACGCGGCCAAGAACGCCGGCGGCGGCCGCTGGACCTGGTTCGACCCGATCATGGACGCGCGGGCGGACACCGACGCGCGGCTCAGCGCCGACCTGCGCCAGGCCATCACCCGCGACGAGCTGTTCCTGCTCTACCAGCCGATCGTCGAGCTGCCCACCGGCCGGCTCGCCGGGCTGGAGGCCCTGGTCCGCTGGCGGCACCCGGAGCACGGACTGGTCTCGCCGGCCGACTTCATCCCGCTGGCCGAGCACACCGGCCAGATCATCGAGGTGGGCCGCTGGGTGCTCACCCAGGCGATGCGGCAGATCGTCGCGTGGCAGCAGGAGTTCGGCCCGGCCGCGCCGGCCAAGGTGTCGGTGAACGTCTCCGCCCGCCAGCTGAACGAGCCGGGCTTCCCGGACGAGGTGGCCGAGCTGCTCGTCACCACCGGCCTGGATCCCGCGAAGCTGGTGATCGAGGTGACCGAGACCGCGGTGCTCGGCACCGGCGCCGCGCTGGAGGCGGTCCGCCGGCTCGACGAGCTCGGCCTGCAGATCGCGCTGGACGACTTCGGCACCGGCCAGTCGTCGCTGAGCCTGCTCGTCGGCACGCCGGTCAGCTGGCTGAAGGTGGACAAGTCGTTCGTCGACGGGGTGACCACGGCGAGCCCGCAGGCGGTGATCGTGGACGGGCTGATCGGGATCACCCGCGGCCTGCGGATCCAGGCCGTCGCCGAGGGCGTGGAGACCGCTGAGCAGGCCGAACGCCTGCATCAGGCCGGTTACCGATTCGCACAGGGATATCACTTCGCGCGCCCGCTGACCGAAAGCGACGTGGTCCTGCTGCTCGCGCATCCCAGGACGCGAGAAACTCGACAATCTCAACTGATTTAGTAGACAAGGTGGGCGATCGTCTTGCAGACTTCCGCCCATGGATTTCACCATGGCGCTCGCCGGTCTCGGCGTCGGGATCGTCGTCGGCCTGACCGGCATGGGTGGCGGCGCCCTGATGACGCCGATCCTGGTGCTCTTCTTCGGCATCAACCCGGTCGCCGCGATCGGCAGCGACCTGGTCGCCAGCGCGATCATGAAGCCGTTCGGCGGGGCGGTGCACGCCAAGCGCGGCACGGTCAACTGGACGCTGGTCGCCTGGCTCTGCGCCGGCAGCGTGCCCAGCGCCTTCCTCGGCGTGCTGCTGCTGCGCGCGTTCGGCGACGACGAGTCGCTGCAGCACGGTGTCAAGATCGCCCTGGGCGTGGCGCTGCTGCTGGCCGTCGGCGGCATGCTGCTCAAGGCGTGGATCAGCCGCCGGGACGGTGACGGCCCGGCCCCGGCGATCACCGTCAAGCCGATCCCGACCCTGCTGGTCGGCATCATGGGCGGCCTGGTCGTCGGGCTCACCTCGGTCGGCTCCGGCTCCCTGATCATCGTGGCGCTGCTCGCGCTGTATCCGATGCTGCGCGCCAACGACCTGGTCGGCACCGATCTGGTCCAGGCGATCCCGCTGGTCACCGCCGCCGCGCTGGGCCACATGCTGTTCGGCGACATGCAGTGGGGCATCGCGGGCGCGGTGGTGCTCGGCTCGATCCCCGGCGTGCTGATCGGCTCCCGGATCTCCTCGCGGGCCCCCGGCGGCCTGGTCCGGTCCGCGCTGATCATCGTGCTGCTGGCCAGCTCGCTCAAGCTCTTCGACCTGCCCACCATGGTGGTCGGCGTGGTCGCCGCCGCGTCGGTGCTGGTGGCGGTCGCGGTCGGCCTGATCGGCAAGAGCCGCGCGAGGCGCACGCCGGCCGCCCCCGAGCTCGACCGCGAGGCCGTTTCGGTCTGACCCTCATCTCGCCCCTCCGCTCGCCGATCTGGGACAGGTCTGCGAGGGGAAGGGCCGGATGAACGTACGGCAGAAGCTGCTGGGCGGTTACCTCGTGGTGGCGCTCATGGTCGCGGCCACCGCGCTGATCGCCTGGTACACCGACCAGACGTCGGCCCGCCGCGCCGCGACCATCGAGGCCGCCCAGGTGGCCCGGGGCATCGGCAAGGACATCGTGTTCGGCCTGCCCGGCACGGTCGAGGGCGGTTCCCAGCCGCCGTTGTACTACAGCCCGTCGGGACTCCAGCAGTACCTCAAGCGGTTGCGGGAGACCCAGCACCGCACCGTGATCGCGGTCGACTACGCGAAGTACGTGATCGGCGACACCGACCCGGACAACGTGGGCCTGGTCTACACCCACGACAAGGGTGAGGTGGCCCGCAGCATCCGGGAGAACAAGTCCCTGGTCTTCGTGGAGAAGAGCCCGTCCCACCCGGAGGGCATCCGGCAGGTCGTGGTGCCGATGATCGGGCGCAACGGCGACGTCATCGGGGCGGTCATCGTCGAGTACACCCCGCTGTACCAGCAGATGATGTCCGGCGCGCGGGACGCGCAGACCATCCTGTTCATCACCGCCGGCATCGCGTTCGTCCTGGTCCTGCTGCTCGGCTCGGTGCTCGCCACCTCGCTGACCCGGCGGATCACCAAGCTCACCGCCGCGGTCGGCGTGATCCGCACCGGCGACTACACGCACCGGCTGCCGGACCCCACCGACACCGACGAGATCTCCCGGCTCGCCCTGGCCTTCAACGCGATGGCCGAGCGGCTCGACCGGTCGGCGCGGGAGATCCTCGCCAAGGAGTACACCGACAGCATCCTGGCCAACGCCGGCGAGGGCATCTGCGGGCTGGACGCCACCGGCCGGATCGCGTTCGCCAACGCGGCCGCCGGGCGGATCACCGGGCTCGGGGTGGCCGGCCTGCTGCAACGCGACGCCGCGGTGCTGCTGCCGGAATCGCTCGGCCTCAAACCCGGCACCACGGAAGGCCGCCTCCAGCGTCCGGACGGTTCGACGGTACGCGTGGAGTACACGGTCAGCGAGATCGAGAAGGCGGGCCGGGCCCTGGGCGCGGTCATCGTGCTCCG
Above is a genomic segment from Actinoplanes ianthinogenes containing:
- a CDS encoding sulfite exporter TauE/SafE family protein, whose amino-acid sequence is MDFTMALAGLGVGIVVGLTGMGGGALMTPILVLFFGINPVAAIGSDLVASAIMKPFGGAVHAKRGTVNWTLVAWLCAGSVPSAFLGVLLLRAFGDDESLQHGVKIALGVALLLAVGGMLLKAWISRRDGDGPAPAITVKPIPTLLVGIMGGLVVGLTSVGSGSLIIVALLALYPMLRANDLVGTDLVQAIPLVTAAALGHMLFGDMQWGIAGAVVLGSIPGVLIGSRISSRAPGGLVRSALIIVLLASSLKLFDLPTMVVGVVAAASVLVAVAVGLIGKSRARRTPAAPELDREAVSV
- a CDS encoding putative bifunctional diguanylate cyclase/phosphodiesterase; the encoded protein is MPFPTRVPRRIDGPSAVAVGLFAFALAWFLIGLGHVWSHPIIGWLPLPILPAIFTHECWRLARAPELDRDNRTFWGWFGVSGALLVLGTLSSMDDALGGPAPSQALSTRTQGIFGVVLIILLGALLRLPAWQRSATDWLRFGLDTAIVLVTGGVLAWYFWLSRVELGSSPTATPASVLGIIGFATMALVTFLKVAFAGAGRLDRGSLHLFSAGVALAASTGGIAPLLADRPYLSTSLLAIPLSQTSGVLAARRQWRRRNAPVAGRSARSRRFSVLPYVAVAALYATVLAAELPDGGGHAVMALAATALTVLVVVRQISTLRDNARLLDTVDASLSQLRAYQKELDHQVTHDPLTGITNRPAYSARLGAQLAGGEPFVVVLLDLDDFKVVNDRHGHETGDALLRTISTRLRQGLRPQDTVARLGGDEFTLLLPGADPDATEDLLRGLLAGVQQPVLLDGREMAPRISAGVTLSAPGDTAEELLRRADVAMYAAKNAGGGRWTWFDPIMDARADTDARLSADLRQAITRDELFLLYQPIVELPTGRLAGLEALVRWRHPEHGLVSPADFIPLAEHTGQIIEVGRWVLTQAMRQIVAWQQEFGPAAPAKVSVNVSARQLNEPGFPDEVAELLVTTGLDPAKLVIEVTETAVLGTGAALEAVRRLDELGLQIALDDFGTGQSSLSLLVGTPVSWLKVDKSFVDGVTTASPQAVIVDGLIGITRGLRIQAVAEGVETAEQAERLHQAGYRFAQGYHFARPLTESDVVLLLAHPRTRETRQSQLI